In Syngnathus scovelli strain Florida chromosome 10, RoL_Ssco_1.2, whole genome shotgun sequence, the following are encoded in one genomic region:
- the cep350 gene encoding centrosome-associated protein 350 isoform X3, which translates to MGEMRSSKRALPIGVTDPQHTDNNIDTDLTTAWSSLPQSKAALRRIENHVEAVPGTTALLLSVMDPPKKKLSVSVRSRDETRGSLKSKEHRRSSSKKRRSRSPLRNATQDSNVGQDNSMSLREQLASYRETAPPSQPSSQLEAYRLQSMSGPLSPSSDAQFSKPVYQKDFWDKRIDGDEDIAHSENSIEVCYLDDPPTVDTPQTSADPSHAISSVLARETSSPEAQITQNMDLQSNPFLPPASDLLCRWENSPSTSPGSDCQRLENLRRHQPDDKLEKLKERIRRQVKHQEEAAEKEKVLNRLEQPIMANNNKGGTAAKIRKVAAAPQAPTYKGFSKTEARTRTTHGNSLKEEDLLSLNKDALKDPIKQSAERTAPRPQRDRYRHVQQEAKPTRKIHKAASGQTAKTVITPASWREGLKLVNQVLGAAPKQSREKRHHLDDKRQQTASHRRSYVDKSSEANHLRRSRSTDRSHSELHAQSKSYSRSTSSPSAACPVPLGKDRLSADIRAIFDDPRLECKTAEEEEDRSRPLSGRGKGGQRGKARSLSQTRTPLSFWGSTVPTHVPSKGSRSANPSPHRQGSTNEAETQLKKRHYDSDKIRQYMVKQKEDRKRRQAEEKKSLQEESERRNQRLQELYRRQKEMAKTVVTPTEATSTTPWQKRFRDETYNWMDESHLGEVMQMQSSAVSHQLRPLYQPSGESDKENKRLEVPQSPSSSDRSLTNDQLSPQLTRGDLDGGVPSRLNPSVQSSAGALGYANYDPHLSQPVRPENSMVAGDVKPTITEPATWSQSRKSRFDALKATAISLSNRIESEARQIARVGINFGEATSLDADILAPMSTRADLDERAMAPRPGTFKSDDLTLRIQRLITSAGLSPCHSASLPGAGNLHAFKGQPQEIPADGLERNPVNGLERTDDAPPFRPSRAAEDNKEKLHDSSGGSISEGTILSEGSFSKDEMSPPQPPNNHVPKLTGGYNETTVQRIEVQRLTDFQKEAAKCLALTSPLMPQKRPKMPWEELSKGDPYSVINIYLKNLNVKVSDRNSPAVDSFQSGDSHKDAAAYEDDFVSFHSSQQSKNSSSPHSMAMDSKKSPPSRGRLASPLAFPDLGLTQATASLKNDIRKNGKLHYSPSALQQYMAAELKYQESIEQSLRQLGDVERLMGLPIDPQAEQQTSPPSRQRMTSPSGFLDASPAADFLSEPPRNGVGPSNSSRPAGNLHYSPAALHQHVTAELQYQESIDESLRHLGDLERMMGVSIAQQAKQQKYENDLYEQKIQAERKALEAQLQREEDRERTARAHEELLEKLVLTQKETAEAARHIKELTDLARTQIEGALAVSAFAPEPSVLTKHHQKKQSKSDSDSFQREESSRSLSHTDSRPVQRPNAADKSGPNSPSHTPSEHIQEMNKEETELEWKKDDDKRADREAGSNSIEEECPTADDSLCSQSIPSVADDKEYSFKFDSSRTEDEVEERSFSSLLPSKVHRRSSLENRPHHHHHEDSEDEAIDESRTLVSGSHHVSKHENPNISFSGGKDSFSRFTMDMVRQHMKDEDLRLQHQNALLRLRQKAVKEKIRTELAWLEHQKKHFRNKGEDDKLPPLRKKQKGLLLRLQEEQAEIKRLQEANKVARKEKQLLLKQQEEIERMRTSTLRLKERLKSAGAEALPESPMSETPVSEAAPSSMRPTDDSRTPSPSPSMSASETSSIMQKLKKMRSRMDEKHCSPVHCFFSVFTAQHWASLIVCLPNLHPKFQLFIYNQLDRFLTKREQQLMQRRHHAEELLQWKKRLDQEEAEVRRIEKEALASWGAGGVTSESRSKTISEIIPKSSHHRNSEPKAIGEKGYVTEDDYSSAASECSIHTEGHLQESRSPSSAPPASVAEMTLASDPSSPTNYIEDFAASLTLSKQSSPIKGSHNHASPSDIKSASKMQPHSSHQISKQAANKGTETPMASQTEPISDQSDIESRIKALKEELRKRKSMASQLKREQKMRQKERLKAQEASLLKQLETYDNYIGKTKAELNKEPVPSPHSKSQKKDPTLAADQSGPLSPIKRSETSEVPTVGPASDSSLHQNLSRSTSAPEELNVEVVSPSPVRDGPDFLTSGHDRFHSPDSTLRPSTKSQIIESEKDDTVLESHSAAADLIAHTNDKPPSDHSCRLDLDVIFSAKEATIKDVQASSPLTDYQDDFESALSSPRKEQHISKPDSVCHSEIRDSSQDEEIEEEIAEDLSHSSVASGESQESGRLLDLQKTEDSNNDNQSIHSISPAPIAQSHIPIPPIIDKMPSFNVGDRVLVGNVQPGTLRFKGSTSFAGGFWAGVELDKSEGSNCGTYNGVVYFECQERHGIFAPPEKISHLSAEVEIISDAAGHDDLHSNDASEPREDEHKSDEDVSEKIEILETSEETSQNDVIVDLIVNPELNLNDQEEPKAETHLENNNQSTPQNEQEIRDTLQKENVLDQYLPPSSPEFDIVEKDESLDQSTSTNSQEISAAAEKEEVSADNQLIVSELSQEAGDHKDVQKERISSVTLADKLLNNFVIDTVQHLVQIKKAKEQKIEASNQISEDIVLDPEEQGRISFLEAHDGLSSEPSSPEFCNRPESPILGASGQEELVKRLAELELNRDLLDELGDDQDWFDEDFGLSSRREQQRLQQKHRDKETNLGAGRSASSAEDTLRGLASHPDGDQSAKTPPRPALPLPLPPKVPEQPVMVVPHSVGEVEKMVHAAIQEIWESCGLTKEGNVTLSHTTRPKPSREFFNVEDITDDTEAIAIRSYKMAVYDLTWEILQDIYAEDPNANQPEWVKPQRIRPAFSHRVKTPGDISKVQEFVTEEVLKLYGLAKNKSKKSDWQKMLKFGRKKRDRVDQLLVKDLHEEEAQWVCYEEDELSVKMQLADSIFDLLLKDTANSLRLITKRAAIS; encoded by the exons ATGGGTGAGATGAGGAGTAGTAAGAGGGCTCTGCCCATTGGTGTCACGGATCCTCAGCACACAGATAACAACATTGATACAG ATCTAACAACTGCATGGAGCAGTTTGCCTCAGTCCAAAGCCGCT cTGCGACGAATAGAAAACCATGTGGAGGCCGTTCCTGGAACAACAGCGCTCCTCCTCTCTGTCATGGACCCACCCAAAAAGAAACTATCTGTATCAGTCCGCAGCAGAG ATGAGACGAGGGGGTCCTTAAAGTCCAAAGAGCATCGGCGCTCAAGTTCCAAAAAGAGACGCTCACGCAGCCCGCTAAGAAACGCCACCCAAGACAGCAATGTCGGCCAGGACAACAGTATGTCGCTCAGGGAACAGCTGGCTTCCTACAG GGAGACCGCCCCTCCATCGCAACCATCATCTCAGCTGGAGGCTTACAGGCTGCAGTCAATGTCAGGACCTCTCTCCCCATCATCAGACGCTCAATTTAGTAAGCCCGTCTACCAGAAAGACTTTTGGGACAAGCGGATAGATGGGGACGAGGACATTGCACATTCGGAAAACAGTATAGAGGTCTGTTACTTGGACGACCCGCCCACCGTAGACACCCCGCAGACCTCTGCCGACCCGTCACATGCTATAAGTTCAGTCCTAGCCAGGGAGACGAGCAGTCCCGAGGCACAAATCACCCAGAACATGGATCTTCAGTCCAATCCGTTTCTACCTCCTGCCTCAGACTTGCTATGTAGATGGGAAAACTCTCCCTCCACCAGTCCTGGCTCGGATTGCCAGCGTTTGGAAAACCTAAGGCGACACCAACCGGACGATAAGCTTGAAAAGCTCAAAGAGCGCATCCGAAGGCAGGTCAAACATCAGGAGGAGGCTGCGGAGAAGGAAAAAGTGTTGAACCGTCTCGAGCAGCCCATAATGGCCAACAATAACAAAGGTGGCACTGCAGCAAAAATAAGGAAGGTAGCAGCTGCACCACAAGCGCCTACTTACAAAG GCTTCAGCAAAACGGAGGCAAGGACACGTACTACTCATGGGAATTCGTTAAAAGAAGAGGATCTTCTTAGTTTAAACAAGGACGCACTAAAAGACCCCATAAAGCAGTCTGCCG AAAGAACAGCACCCAGGCCGCAACGAGATAGGTATCGTCACGTACAGCAAGAAGCTAAACCAACCAGGAAAATCCACAAAGCTGCCTCTGGCCAAACTGCAAAAACTG TGATTACGCCTGCTTCCTGGCGGGAGGGCTTGAAGCTGGTaaaccaggtacttggtgcagcTCCTAAGCAAAGCAGGGAGAAGAGGCACCATCTCGATGACAAACGGCAACAAACAG CTTCCCATCGGCGGTCCTACGTTGACAAAAGCTCTGAAGCAAACCACCTCCGTCGCTCAAGAAGCACAGACAGAAGTCACAGTGAATTGCACGCTCAGTCCAAAAGCTACTCCAGATCCACGTCGAGCCCCTCAGCCGCTTGTCCAGTGCCTTTAGGCAAAGACCGCTTGTCAGCTGATATCCGGGCTATATTTGATGACCCACGACTTGAGTGCAAAACagccgaggaagaggaggatcgATCTCggccattgtctggacgaggtaAAGGTGGTCAGCGTGGGAAAGCAAGGTCATTGTCTCAAACAAGGACTCCGCTCTCCTTCTGGGGAAGCACTGTGCCAACACATGTCCCCTCAAAAGGCAGCCGTAGTGCCAACCCCTCCCCACATCGACAAGGGTCCACAAATGAGGCTGAAACTCAGTTGAAGAAGCGCCACTACGATTCAGACAAAATCCGTCAGTACATGGTTAAGCAAAAAGAGGACAGAAAAAGACGACAGGCAGAAGAAAAGAAATCTTTACAAGAAGAGTCGGAGAGGAGAAACCAGCGGCTTCAGGAGCTCTACAGGAGGCAAAAGGAAATGGCGAAAACTGTAGTCACTCCCACCGAGGCAACTTCAACAACGCCTTGGCAGAAACGATTTAGGGACGAGACCTACAACTGGATGGATGAGAGTCATCTTGGCGAGGTCATGCAGATGCAGTCTTCTGCTGTGTCACATCAACTG AGACCACTTTATCAACCCTCTGGCGAGTCTGATAAAGAAAATAAGAGGTTGGAAGTACCACAGAGCCCCTCGAGCAGTGACAGGTCTTTGACCAACGATCAGCTATCTCCTCAATTAACAAG gggTGATTTGGATGGTGGAGTTCCATCTCGACTTAATCCATCTGTTCAGTCCAGCGCAGGTGCTCTTGGGTATGCAAATTACGACCCTCACCTTTCTCAACCTGTGAGGCCAGAGAACTCAATGGTAGCTGGTGATGTCAAGCCCACCATCACAGAACCCGCCACCTGGTCTCAGTCAAGAAAGTCCCGCTTCGACGCCCTCAAGGCCACAGCCATCTCGCTCTCTAATCGCATAGAGAGCGAAGCCCGGCAGATTGCCCGGGTGGGAATCAACTTTGGGGAAGCAACTTCATTGGacgctgatattttggctccaaTGTCCACTCGGGCTGATCTCGATGAAAGAGCCATGGCGCCCCGGCCTGGCACATTCAAAAGTGATGATTTGACATTGAGAATTCAGAGACTTATAACAAGCGCAGGTCTTAGTCCATGCCATAGTGCCTCTCTTCCGGGAGCTGGGAATTTGCACGCCTTCAAAGGGCAACCACAAGAAATTCCTGCTGATGGACTAGAAAGGAACCCAGTCAATGGCTTAGAGAGAACAGATGACGCGCCTCCTTTTAGACCCTCTCGAGCAGCTGAGGACAACAAGGAGAAGCTACATGACTCAAGTGGCGGTTCGATCAGTGAGGGTACCATACTGAGTGAGGGGAGCTTCAGTAAGGATGAAATGAGccctccacaacctcccaacaaTCATGTTCCCAAATTGACAGGTGGCTACAATGAAACAACTGTTCAAAGAATAGAAGTACAGCGCCTCACTGACTTTCAGAAGGAGGCTGCCAAATGCTTGGCCCTCACGTCACCATTAATGCCTCAGAAAAGACCCAAAATGCCCTGGGAGGAGTTGAGCAAGGGAGACCCTTACAGTGTAATCAACATTTACTTAAAGAACCTCAATGTTAAAG TGAGTGACAGGAATTCTCCAGCTGTTGACTCTTTTCAATCCGGAGATTCCCACAAAGACGCAGCGGCCTATGAAGATGACTTTGTGTCGTTTCATAGTAGCCAACAGTCAAAGAACAGTTCCAGTCCACACAG TATGGCAATGGACAGTAAAAAGTCTCCACCATCCCGAGGAAGACTGGCTTCTCCTTTGGCCTTTCCCGATTTGGGTTTGACTCAAGCCACAGCCTCTCTCAAGAATGATATTCGGAAAAACG GGAAACTCCATTATTCACCTAGTGCCCTGCAGCAGTATATGGCAGCAGAGCTCAAATACCAGGAGTCCATAGAACAATCACTGAGACAGCTCGGGGATGTGGAGAGACTGATGGGTCTGCCTATTGATCCGCAG GCCGAACAGCAAACGTCTCCACCGTCAAGACAACGAATGACCTCTCCTTCTGGCTTTCTGGACGCTTCTCCAGCCGCAGATTTTCTCTCTGAACCCCCTAGAAATGGTGTCGGGCCCAGTAACAGCAGCAGGCCCGCGG GTAATCTTCACTATTCTCCTGCCGCCCTGCATCAACATGTGACGGCAGAGCTTCAGTACCAGGAGTCCATTGATGAGTCCTTGAGACATCTCGGGGATCTGGAGAGGATGATGGGTGTGTCCATAGCCCAG CAGGCCAAGCAGCAGAAATATGAGAATGACCTTTATGAGCAGAAGATCCAGGCTGAAAGAAAGGCTTTGGAGGCCCAGCTGCAGCGGGAAGAAGACCGTGAGAGGACGGCCCGG GCTCATGAGGAATTGCTGGAAAAACTGGTGTTAACTCAAAAAGAGACAGCTGAAGCAGCACGTCACATCAAAGAG CTGACAGATCTGGCACGGACTCAAATCGAAGGAGCTCTGGCTGTGTCTGCTTTtgcgcctgagccttcggttctgACCAAGCATCATCAGAAAAAACAGAGCAAATCAGATTCCGACAG CTTCCAGAGAGAAGAATCAAGTCGAAGCCTCAGTCATACTGACTCGCGACCTGTACAAAGACCCAA tgctgCAGACAAAAGCGGTCCCAACAGCCCCTCACACACACCTTCAGAACATATACAGGAGATGAACAAAGAAGAAACCGAATTGGAATGGAAGAAAGATGATGACAAGCGGGCAGACAGGGAAGCGGGCAGCAATTCAATCGAGGAGGAATGTCCCACTGCGGACGATTCCCTTTGCAGCCAAAGCATCCCCTCTGTAGCTGATGACAAGG AGTACTCTTTCAAGTTTGACTCATCGAGAACAGAGGATGAGGTGGAAGAGCGCTCCTTCAGCTCTCTGCTGCCGTCCAAGGTGCACCGTCGTAGCTCTTTGGAGAACAggccacaccaccaccaccacgaggATTCAGAGGATGAAGCTATAGATGAAAGCAGAACCTTAGTCTCAGGCTCACATCATGTTTCAAAG CACGAGAATCCGAATATATCCTTTTCTGGAGGAAAAGACAGCTTCTCACGGTTCACCATGGACATGGTGCGTCAGCACATGAAAGACGAGGACCTGCGATTGCAGCATCAGAATGCTCTGCTGCGGCTACGTCAGAAAGCCGTCAAGGAAAAAATCAGAACTGAGCTGGCGTGGCTGGAGCACCAGAAAAAGCACTTTAGGAACAAAGGTGAAGATGATAAATTGCCGCCTCTCAGGAAGAAGCAGAAGGGCCTTTTGTTAAGACTTCAGGAGGAGCAG GCTGAGATCAAGCGTCTTCAAGAAGCAAATAAAGTAGCAAGGAAAGAAAAACAGCTGTTGCTGAAGCAGCAAGAGGAGATTGAGCGAATGAGGACCTCAACACTGAGACTAAAAGAGCGTCTTAAATCTGCTGGGGCAGAAGCGCTGCCT GAGTCTCCAATGTCCGAAACGCCGGTTTCAGAAGCCGCGCCTTCTAGCATGAGACCTACCGATGACAGCCGCACCCCATCGCCATCTCCGTCCATGTCTGCAAGTGAGACCAGCAGCATCATGCAGAAGCTCAAGAAGATGCGTTCTCGCATGGATGAAAA ACACTGTTCTCCCGTCCACTGCTTCTTCTCTGTGTTCACGGCCCAGCACTGGGCCTCCCTTATTGTTTGTCTTCCCAACCTTCACCCTAAATTCCAGCTCTTTATCTACAACCAGTTGGACAG ATTCCTGACTAAGCGGGAGCAGCAGTTGATGCAGCGGCGTCATCACGCTGAAGAGCTGCTGCAGTGGAAAAAGCGGCTCGATCAAGAGGAGGCAGAGGTCCGGAGGATAGAAAAAGAGGCCCTGGCTAGTTGGGGAGCTGGCGGTGTCACATCGGAAAGTCGGAGCAAGACAATCTCTGAAATTATCCCCAAGTCCAGTCACCATCGAAACTCGGAACCAAAAGCGATCGGTGAGAAAG GTTATGTGACTGAGGATGATTATTCCTCAGCAGCATCCGAGTGCAGCATCCACACAGAAGGCCACTTGCAGGAATCAAGAAGTCCATCCTCAGCACCACCTGCATCAGTGGCTGAAATGACGCTTGCCTCGGACCCGAGCAGCCCTACAAATTACATTGAGGACTTTGCTGCTTCACTCACACTCAGCAAACAG TCTTCTCCAATCAAAGGCAGCCACAATCATGCCTCTCCCTCTGATATCAAGAGTGCGAGCAAGATGCAGCCTCACTCTTCACACCAAATATCCAAGCAGGCCGCAAATAAAGGCACGGAAACACCTATGGCTTCACAGACCG AGCCCATTTCAGACCAGAGTGACATAGAGAGCCGTATCAAGGCCCTGAAAGAGGAGCTGAGGAAGCGCAAGTCAATGGCGAGTCAGCTCAAAAGGGAGCAGAAGATGAGGCAGAAGGAACGCCTGAAGGCACAAGAGGCCAGCCTGCTGAAACAACTGGAG accTATGACAACTACATTGGAAAAACTAAGGCAGAGCTCAACAAAGAACCTGTGCCATCACCTCATAGCAAGTCTCAGAAGAAAGATCCCACCTTAGCTGCAGATCAATCCGGGCCCTTGTCTCCTATCAAAAG GTCTGAAACGAGTGAAGTACCTACTGTGGGGCCAGCCAGCGATTCATCACTCCACCAAA ATCTTAGCAGATCTACCTCGGCACCTGAAGAGCTCAATGTTGAAGTGGTGTCTCCTTCCCCTGTACGTGACGGCCCTGATTTCCTGACCTCGGGTCACGACAGGTTTCACTCACCAGACTCTACTTTAAGACCTTCTACCAAGTCCCAAATAATAGAGTCTGAGAAGGATGACACTGTTTTGGAATCGCATTCTGCTGCAGCGGACCTCATCGCTCACACCAATGATAAGCCCCCATCAGATCACTCCTGTAGGCTAGACTTGGATGTCATTTTCTCTGCAAAGGAGGCAACGATAAAGGATGTCCAGGCTTCTTCTCCTCTGACAGATTACCAAGATGACTTTGAATCAGCACTTTCGTCACCTAGAAAAGAGCAGCACATTTCCAAGCCGGACTCTGTTTGCCATTCTGAAATCAGGGATAGCAGTCAAGATGAAGAGATTGAAGAGGAGATTGCTGAAGACTTGAGTCACTCTTCAGTTGCTAGTGGCGAAAGCCAGGAATCTGGACGACTACTTGATCTTCAGAAAACTGAAGACTCCAACAATGATAATCAGAGCATTCATTCTATCTCCCCAGCACCCATTGCTCAATCTCACATCCCGATCCCTCCGATTATCGATAAAATGCCAAGTTTCAACGTCGGAGACCGTGTTCTCGTCGGTAACGTCCAACCTGGGACACTAAGATTCAAAGGTTCAACCAGCTTTGCTGGAGGTTTTTGGGCCGGTGTGGAGTTAGACAAGTCTGAGGGGAGCAATTGTGGCACCTACAATGGAGTCGTATACTTTGAGTGCCAAGAACGTCATGGGATCTTTGCTCCTCCTGAAAAGATCAGCCATCTGTCTGCTGAGGTTGAGATCATCTCAGACGCCGCAGGACACGACGACTTGCACTCAAATGATGCATCAGAGCCGCGTGAGGATGAACATAAAAGTGACGAGGATGTTTCAGAAAAGATAGAAATTCTGGAAACAAGTGAAGAAACCTCTCAAAATGATGTCATTGTAGACTTGATAGTTAACCCGGAACTAAACCTCAATGACCAGGAAGAACCAAAAGCTGAAACTCACCTCGAAAATAACAACCAGTCCACGCCACAGAATGAACAGGAGATAAGGGACACACTCcagaaagaaaatgtgcttGACCAGTACTTGCCACCAAGTAGTCCGGAATTTGATATAGTCGAGAAGGACGAGTCTCTTGACCAGTCCACATCAACAAACAGTCAGGAGATTTCTGCAGCAGCAGAGAAAGAAGAGGTGAGCGCAGATAACCAGTTGATAGTTTCTGAGCTTtcccaggaagctggtgatcacaAGGATGTGCAGAAGGAGAGAATTTCTTCAGTCACTTTAGCCGACAAACTACTGAATAACTTTGTGATTGACACCGTTCAGCATTTAGTTCAGATTAAAAAGGCCAAAGAGCAGAAAATTGAAGCTTCCAATCAGATCAGTGAAGACATCGTCTTGGATCCAGAGGAACAAGGGCGTATTTCATTCTTGGAAGCTCATGATGGACTATCTTCCGAGCCGTCCTCGCCAGAGTTTTGTAATCGACCG GAAAGTCCAATTTTGGGGGCTAGTGGGCAAGAAGAGCTTGTTAAGCGACTTGCTGAGCTGGAACTGAACCGTGATCTGCTGGACGAGCTAGGCGACGATCAGGATTGGTTTGATGAGGACTTTGGCCTCAGCTCACGTAGGGAACAGCAGAGACTCCAACAGAAGCACAGGGACAAAGAGACAAACCTCGGCGCGGGAAGGTCTGCCTCCTCGGCTGAAGATACCCTAAGAGGATTGGCATCGCACCCAGATGGAGACCAATCAGCAAAGACACCACCAAGACCCGCACTCCCTCTTCCACTACCCCCTAAAGTGCCAGAACAACCTGTCATGGTGGTGCCCCACTCAGTCGGCGAGGTCGAAAAGATGGTCCATGCTGCCATTCAGGAGATCTGGGAGAGCTGTGGCCTTACAAAGGAAGGAAACGTTACACTATCACACACGACCCGCCCCAAACCTTCCCGAGAGTTTTTCAATGTCGAGGACATCACCGACgacacggaggccatcgccatcCGCAGCTACAAAATG GCTGTGTATGACCTGACATGGGAGATCCTCCAGGACATCTATGCTGAAGACCCCAACGCCAACCAGCCTGAGTGGGTTAAGCCGCAACGAATCAGGCCCGCCTTTTCCCACAGAGTCAAGACACCTGGAGACATCAGTAAAGTGCAG GAATTTGTCACAGAAGAAGTTCTGAAACTTTACGGTTTGGCCAAAAACAAGAGTAAAAAGTCAGACTGGCAGAAGATGTTGAAATTTGGCCGAAAGAAACGAGACCGAGTGGATCAACTACTG GTAAAGGATCTCCACGAGGAGGAGGCTCAGTGGGTCTGCTACGAAGAAGACGAGCTGTCAGTCAAGATGCAACTGGCGGACAGCATCTTCGACTTGTTGCTGAAGGACACGGCAAACTCGCTCCGTCTCATCACCAAGAGGGCCGCCATCAGTTGA